A region of Lathamus discolor isolate bLatDis1 chromosome 14, bLatDis1.hap1, whole genome shotgun sequence DNA encodes the following proteins:
- the NUFIP2 gene encoding FMR1-interacting protein NUFIP2 — translation MEEQPHHHHHHHYYYCGHHHHHPQSAYLPPPDGRAQPKPPLRHEHKHGGPQHQEASKRRTGYGELNGNAGEREVSLKGLCSDETTTPGSRVPNGSQQLVDTNVPPKQTVKASALGKAGIKPKNFIQKNSMDKKNEKSYENKLRESQSSDKPEGMSIPNGVVTNNSSYITNGYVGKGADNDGSGSESGYTTPKKRKGRRNSAKGCENLNLVQDKIMQQEVSAPTLKQELESFKPDYSEQKGNRIENTKPVWKYEAGAGGAGRGKPGLGDVQRKNSDAKPGISSKKFDDRPKGKHASSAASKEDSWTLFKPPPVFPVDNSSAKIVPKISYASKVKENLNKAAQTPSASSSSSSSSAGETQAQTSSRLSQVPMSAMKSVTSASFSNGPILAGTDGSVYSPGTQPLLSSAASTVPSTSSESGPQDMSTPSAALEQKKSSLFIYPSNMQTVLLGSTQVSFPSQTNQQNLGDIFQNQWGLSFINEPSAGPETGAGKSADNQLMEVTFQGEYPATLVSQCAEIIPSGTEQPVFPKAYELDKRTSPQILSAILKPGTAVEGGVLALESHHTGDLQKADTGSQGALVFLSKDYEVENPLASPTNNLLASAKEQRYQRGLERKDSWGSFDLRAAIMYHTKEMELVWNLQKQDPKRIITYDEAMDRPDQ, via the exons ATGGAGGAGCAGCCccaccaccatcatcaccaccatTACTACTACTGcggccaccaccaccaccatccgCAGAGCGCCTACCTGCCGCCGCCCgacggccgagcccagcccaaGCCGCCGCTCCGACACGAGCACAAGCACGGCGGCCCGCAGCACCAAGAGGCGTCCAAGCGGAGAACAG GCTATGGAGAGCTAAATGGTAATGCAGGAGAAAGAGAAGTGTCATTAAAGGGCCTGTGCTCTGATGAAACCACCACCCCAGGATCCAGGGTACCCAATGGCAGCCAGCAGCTCGTAGACACTAACGTGCCCCCAAAGCAGACTGTGAAGGCCAGTGCTTTGGGGAAAGCTGGAATCAAACCCAAAAACTTCATTCAGAAAAATAGCATGGACAAAAAGAATGAGAAGTCCTACGAGAACAAACTTAGAGAAAGCCAATCCTCAGACAAGCCAGAGGGAATGTCTATTCCAAACGGTGTGGTAACCAATAACTCCAGCTATATCACCAATGGCTACGTAGGGAAAGGGGCCGATAACGATGGAAGTGGCTCCGAGAGTGGATATACTACACCTAAGAAGCGGAAAGGCAGGCGCAACAGTGCCAAGGGTTGTGAGAACTTGAATCTAGTTCAGGACAAAATAATGCAACAGGAGGTCAGTGCACCAACCTTAAAACAGGAACTTGAGAGTTTCAAGCCTGATTATAGTGAACAAAAGGGGAACCGAATTGAAAATACTAAGCCAGTTTGGAAATATGAggctggagctggtggagcaggacGGGGAAAGCCTGGGCTTGGGGATGTACAGCGAAAAAACTCGGATGCCAAACCTGGGATTAGCAGCAAGAAGTTTGATGACCGGCCCAAAGGGAAGCACGCGTCATCAGCTGCATCTAAAGAGGACTCATGGACCTTATTTAAACCACCCCCAGTTTTTCCAGTGGACAATAGCAGTGCTAAAATCGTACCCAAAATAAGTTATGCAAGTAAAGTTAAAGAGAACCTCAacaaagcagctcaaaccccaTCCGCATCgtcttcatcatcttcatcatctgccGGGGAAACTCAGGCCCAAACATCAAGTCGACTGTCCCAAGTCCCCATGTCTGCTATGAAATCTGTTACTTCTGCTAGTTTCTCAAATGGGCCCATCCTGGCAGGGACAGATGGAAGTGTGTATTCCCCAGGGACCCAGCCACTGCTCTCATCTGCTGCTAGTACTGTACCATCCACCTCCTCTGAGTCAGGACCCCAGGACATGAGTACACCTTCAGCAGCTCTCGAACAAAAGAAATCTAGCCTTTTTATCTACCCTTCAAATATGCAAACTGTGCTTCTGGGTTCAACCCAAGTCAGTTTCCCATCGCAGACCAATCAGCAGAACCTGGGAGATATCTTCCAGAATCAGTGGGGTTTGTCTTTCATCAACGAGCCCAGCGCTGGACCCGAAACTGGTGCGGGGAAATCTGCGGATAATCAGTTAATGGAAGTGACATTTCAAGGGGAATATCCTGCCACTTTGGTTTCACAGTGTGCTGAAATCATTCCCTCAGGAACTGAACAACCTGTGTTTCCTAAGGCTTATGAGCTGGATAAACGGACTAGCCCTCAAATTCTTAGCGCTATTCTTAAGCCTGGGACTGCTGTTGAGGGTGGTGTCTTAGCTTTGGAGTCGCATCACACAGGTGACCTACAAAAGGCAGACACCGGTAGCCAAGGTGCTTTagtgtttctttcaaaagacTATGAAGTAGAGAATCCTCTGGCCTCTCCCACGAACAATTTGCTAGCCTCCGCCAAAGAACAGAGGTACCAGAGAGGCCTAGAAAGGAAAGATAGCTGGGGTTCTTTTGACCTGAGGGCTGCTATTATGTATCACACTAAAG AAATGGAATTGGTTTGGAATTTGCAGAAGCAAG ATCCCAAAAGGATAATCACTTATGATGAAGCCATGGATCGCCCGGATCAATGA
- the CRYBA1 gene encoding beta-crystallin A3 isoform X2, translating to MAQTNPLPVPMGPWKSAGSRGRENRQPQPGHPPVPARLRSSLRTAALPREPTSAGITVYDQENFQGKRMEFTSACPNIMECGFDNIRSMKVECGAWVGYEHTGFCGQQFILERGEYPRWDAWSGSNAYHIERLMSFRPVCSANHKESRITIFEKDNFIGRQWEIADDYPSLQAMGWANNEVGSMKISCGAWVCYQYPGYRGYQYILEADHHGGDYKHWREWGSHAQTSQIQSIRRVQQ from the exons ATGGCTCAGACaaaccctctgcctgtccccatGGGCCCATGGAAG AGCGCTGGGAGCAGAGGCCGGGAGAACCGCCAGCCGCAGCCCGGCCACCCGCCCGTGCCAGCGCGGCTCCGCTCCTCCCTCCGGACCGCGGCGCTGCCCCGGGAGCCGACCTCCGCTGGG ATCACTGTGTACGACCAAGAGAACTTCCAGGGCAAGAGGATGGAGTTCACCTCGGCCTGTCCGAACATCATGGAGTGCGGCTTCGACAACATCCGCTCCATGAAGGTGGAGTGCGGCGC CTGGGTGGGTTACGAGCACACCGGGTTCTGCGGGCAGCAGTTCATCCTGGAGAGGGGAGAGTACCCGCGCTGGGACGCCTGGAGCGGCAGCAACGCCTACCACATCGAGCGCCTCATGTCCTTCCGCCCCGTCTGCTCCGCT AACCACAAGGAATCCAGGATCACCATCTTCGAGAAGGACAACTTCATCGGCCGCCAGTGGGAGATCGCGGATGACTACCCCTCGCTGCAGGCCATGGGCTGGGCCAACAACGAAGTGGGCTCCATGAAGATCTCGTGTGGCGC CTGGGTTTGCTACCAGTATCCCGGGTACCGTGGCTACCAGTACATCCTGGAGGCCGACCACCACGGAGGAGACTACAAGCACTGGAGGGAGTGGGGTTCGCACGCCCAGACCTCCCAGATCCAATCCATCAGGCGTGTCCAGCAGTAG
- the CRYBA1 gene encoding beta-crystallin A3 isoform X1: protein MAQTNPLPVPMGPWKITVYDQENFQGKRMEFTSACPNIMECGFDNIRSMKVECGAWVGYEHTGFCGQQFILERGEYPRWDAWSGSNAYHIERLMSFRPVCSANHKESRITIFEKDNFIGRQWEIADDYPSLQAMGWANNEVGSMKISCGAWVCYQYPGYRGYQYILEADHHGGDYKHWREWGSHAQTSQIQSIRRVQQ, encoded by the exons ATGGCTCAGACaaaccctctgcctgtccccatGGGCCCATGGAAG ATCACTGTGTACGACCAAGAGAACTTCCAGGGCAAGAGGATGGAGTTCACCTCGGCCTGTCCGAACATCATGGAGTGCGGCTTCGACAACATCCGCTCCATGAAGGTGGAGTGCGGCGC CTGGGTGGGTTACGAGCACACCGGGTTCTGCGGGCAGCAGTTCATCCTGGAGAGGGGAGAGTACCCGCGCTGGGACGCCTGGAGCGGCAGCAACGCCTACCACATCGAGCGCCTCATGTCCTTCCGCCCCGTCTGCTCCGCT AACCACAAGGAATCCAGGATCACCATCTTCGAGAAGGACAACTTCATCGGCCGCCAGTGGGAGATCGCGGATGACTACCCCTCGCTGCAGGCCATGGGCTGGGCCAACAACGAAGTGGGCTCCATGAAGATCTCGTGTGGCGC CTGGGTTTGCTACCAGTATCCCGGGTACCGTGGCTACCAGTACATCCTGGAGGCCGACCACCACGGAGGAGACTACAAGCACTGGAGGGAGTGGGGTTCGCACGCCCAGACCTCCCAGATCCAATCCATCAGGCGTGTCCAGCAGTAG